In the genome of Phlebotomus papatasi isolate M1 chromosome 2, Ppap_2.1, whole genome shotgun sequence, one region contains:
- the LOC129801717 gene encoding uncharacterized protein LOC129801717 — MVWKIVKTIGEGRSFITAVPYTWEDNELVYWPPPGLESIDKVRANLTLAPGWSVYKCEVKIQRIDVSLEAKKLEKLLFNVGTEIEEDVMFNYELKKRKRNEPKIRLVQLDFNESLPQASSSLVPSNSSTSTGCSGGSCIVFGSNMCSQQSPQAISFKSQTSSNSIDRIDTLLSNNSRERAHVPFTELPNTTNGSLIVIFSNQCPEETSLICRSPSNSMMNYTDMFLSSGGPERTTEDLAPYLPQFLNKLM, encoded by the exons ATGGTCTGGAAAATTGTCAAAACAATTGGAGAAGGTCGCAGTTTCATAACTGCCGTGCCCTACACTTGGGAAGATAACGAACTGGTCTATTGGCCACCGCCTGGTTTGGAGTCAATAGATAAAGTCAGAGCTAACCTCACACTTGCTCCCGG atGGAGTGTGTATAAATGTGAGGTCAAAATCCAAAGAATTGACGTCTCCTTGGAagcaaaaaaattggaaaagttGCTTTTTAACGTCGGAACGGAGATTGAAGAGGATGTAATGTTCAACTATGAGCTGAAGAAAAGAAAACGCAATGAGCCGAAAATACGTCTAGTTCAGCTAGATTTCAACGAATCTCTTCCCCAAGCAAGCTCATCTCTGGTTCCATCCAACTCATCCACATCCACCGGCTGTTCCGGCGGCTCCTGTATTGTCTTTGGATCAAATATGTGTTCACAACAGTCCCCCCAAGCGATTTCTTTCAAATCCCAGACATCTTCGAACTCAATTGATCGTATTGACACGCTGCTCTCAAATAATAGTCGAGAAAGAGCCCATGTACCCTTCACGGAACTTCCAAATACAACCAACGGATCTCTCATTGTTATCTTTTCGAATCAATGCCCAGAAGAAACATCACTCATCTGCAGGTCTCCGTCTAATTCAATGATGAATTATACAGACATGTTCCTTTCTTCTGGCGGTCCAGAAAGAACCACTGAGGATTTGGCGCCCTATCTACCTCAATTTCTCAACAAGCTGATGTGA